The Haloterrigena turkmenica DSM 5511 nucleotide sequence GGGTCGAATTCGGGAACGGGTCCAGCGAGAACATCGGATCGATCGTCGATTCTCAGGGCTGGGAGAAGGCACTGATCGTCACGGATCAGGGGATCCTCGACGCCGGCTTGGTTGACGGGATCCAAACGTCGCTCACTGCCGAAGGCATCGAATACGCTACCTACGACGGAGTCGAGCCCAACCCGACGGCCGGGATGGTCGACGAAGCGACCGAACTGTTGGAGAGAGAGGGATGTGACTTCATCGTCTCCGTCGGCGGCGGAAGTTCGATCGACGTCGGAAAGGGCGCGTCGCTGATGGCGACCAATCCGGGAGAGATCGCCGATTACGAAGTGACGTCGGCCGAGGAGGTAATGGAGGAACCGATCGAGAACCACCCCCTCCCGCTGGTGACGGTACCGACGACCGCCGGAACCGGCAGCGAGGTCGACTACTGGGCCGTTATCACCGACGAAGAACGCGAGTTCAAGATGGCCCTCGGCCAATCGCCGCTGTACCCGGGCGGACCGTACCTGGGCGCCGAAATATCGCTGGTCGATCCCGCCCTGACGGAGACGCTACCGCCGAGACAGACCGCCGCGACCGGTTTCGACGCCTTCTCCCACGCGCTCGAGAATCACGTGTCGTCCGCCCGCCCGCCCCTCGTCGAACCGCTGACCAAACACGTGATGGGACTCGTCTCGGAACACCTCCCCGCCGCCTACGAGGACGGTGAGCTGGAGGCGCGCGAGCAGATGATGTTCGGCTCTCACGTGGCGGGGATCTGCGAGAACTTCGCCGGATTCGGAGCGATCCACTCCCTGGCCGAAACGACCGGCGGAATGTATCCCGAAATTCCACACGGTGAGGCCATCGCCGCGTACACCCCCGCAGTGATGCGATACAACATCGAAGCCGTTCCCGGACGATACGCCGAAGTCGCCGAAGCGATGGACGTGGACGTTTCCGGGTTATCCGACGAGGAGGCCGCGAGGGAAGCGGTGGACGCCGTAGAGGACCTCATCGACAGGGTCGACCTCCCCTCGAGCCTCCGCGAACTCGGCGTCGCGGAGGACGATCTCCCCGCGATCGCGGAGAAGTCGTTGGACACGATCGAGATCCACGACAACCCCCGAGACGCGGACGCCGACGACCTCTTGGAAGTCGCTCGGGACGCGTACTGATCGTCGCGAATCGCGAAACGCAGCCGATCGAGGGACCGGTGGTGCATCGGTTTCGATGGAAGCGACGGGCAGTTCCGAACGGACGCGACTGCATCGGCCACACCCCTCCGTCGCGGCGTCGGTCATCGGTAGTCTCATCGATCATCGGGAACGGTGCGGCAGGGGGTTTCGTTCGCGGCTCCGATTTTCGAACTCGAAGCTCTAGCGTCGATGAGCCGATACTAAGATATATGAAGGATGGTAACAAACCACTTCCTGTAAATGGCATCAGAGACTGTTAGCGGCCAGTTACGGGAGAATCACGCGGAAGCCAGAGACCGGGTCGAGGATATCAGCACGTTCGACTCGTGGATAGACGGATCTCGATACGAGACCGACGAGGTCGTCGAGACCACCGATCCCGTCGTCGGTGAACCGATCACCGCGATTCCGCGCTGCGGCTCGAGTGAGGTCGATACGGCAGTCGACGCCGCGTGGAGAGCGTTCGACGAGGAGTGGTCGGAGACGACCCCTGCCGAACGATCTCGGCGCATGTTCGAATGGATCGACGTGCTCCGCGATCACGTCGACGAGCTGGCGTTCCTGGAGTGCGTAGACACCGGGAAGCCGATGTCGCAGGCTCGAGGAGAGGTCGAAGGGGCGATCGGAACCTTAGAATACTACGCGTCGATCTGTCAGGGCCAGAGTCAGGACGGGAGACAGGTGTCTACGTCCGAGGATCTGCACCTCTACACGCGGAAGGAGCCTTACGGCGTGGTCGGACAGATCACGCCGTGGAACTTCCCGGTCTGGGCGGCCGCGTGGAAGCTCGGGCCCGCGCTCGGGACGGGGAACGCGACCGTGCTGAAGCCGTCGGCCGAGGCCCCGCTGACGACGATCCGCATCGCCGAACTGTCCGAGGGTATCTTCCCGGACGGCGTGCTTAACGTCGTAACCGGGACCGGATCAGAGGCCGGCGGTGCGCTGACTGAACACGATCGGGTCCGCAAAATCTCGTTCACCGGCAGCGTCGGCGTCGGACAGCGAGTGATGCAGGCGGCCGCCGAAAACGTTGCCCCAGTTACGTTGGAGCTCGGCGGGAAGTCGCCGTTTATCGTGTTTCCCGACGCCGACTTGGAGAAGGCGGTTTCCGCCGTCGCCGACGGTATCTTTTACAGCACGGGGGAGATCTGTGACGCGTTCTCTCGAGCGATCGTTCACGAGAGCGTTCACGAGGAGTTCGTCGACCGGTTCGTCGAGAAGGCCGAGTCCTACACGCTCGGGGATCCGCTCGACGAGGAGACGACGATGGGACCGCTCACTACCGAGTCCCAGTACGAGACGGTCACGGAATACATCGACGTTGGTGAGAGTGAAGGCGCGACCCTGCTTACGGGCGGTGGACCGCCGGACGATTCCGATCTCCGGGACGGCTGGTTCGTCAAACCGACGGTGTTCGACGACGTGGAGAACGATATGCGCATCGCTCGGGAGGAAATCTTCGGGCCCGTACAGACGATCAACACGTTCTCCAGCTACGACGAGGCGATCGAACTCGCGAACGACACCGAGTTCGGGCTCGCAGCGGGCATCGCGACCGAGCGGACGTCCGTCGTCCACAACGCGGCGGCGGACATCGAAGCGGGGCTCGTGTACGTCAACGAGTACGGTCCGATCCTGCCGCAGGCTCCGTACGGCGGCTTCAAGGAGTCGGGTATCGGAAAAGATCTGGGCACGGAGGTGCTCGACCACTACCAGCAGACGAAATCGGTCTACGTCAATCTCGATGAGCCGGAACTCTGACGAGAGGGTTCGGAGAGACGGTGTCGTCGTGACTGACGAGATGGTGACATCGCGGCGTGGTCGAGGAGACCGTCTCCGTCACCACTGACCGAAGGCGACGGAGGCGCCCGAGCGATCCCGAATACGAGAGACGGAACGCGGGACCGAATCCTCCGTCGTTCGCGCCGGAATCGCGTACGACGACGGTTCTCGTTTCGATATTTTGGTCGAATTTTTCGACCGAATCGTCGATATGGTCGAAAGGTATAAGTATCGCTCCGTTGGGATAGCAGATGCACTGGTAATACATAACATGAGTCACGCATCGGACCGGGGATCGATTACGGAGACGTGTAGTTCCACCATCGAAAAACAATGAACTTCT carries:
- a CDS encoding iron-containing alcohol dehydrogenase; this encodes MSLGDYTLTFPIWVEFGNGSSENIGSIVDSQGWEKALIVTDQGILDAGLVDGIQTSLTAEGIEYATYDGVEPNPTAGMVDEATELLEREGCDFIVSVGGGSSIDVGKGASLMATNPGEIADYEVTSAEEVMEEPIENHPLPLVTVPTTAGTGSEVDYWAVITDEEREFKMALGQSPLYPGGPYLGAEISLVDPALTETLPPRQTAATGFDAFSHALENHVSSARPPLVEPLTKHVMGLVSEHLPAAYEDGELEAREQMMFGSHVAGICENFAGFGAIHSLAETTGGMYPEIPHGEAIAAYTPAVMRYNIEAVPGRYAEVAEAMDVDVSGLSDEEAAREAVDAVEDLIDRVDLPSSLRELGVAEDDLPAIAEKSLDTIEIHDNPRDADADDLLEVARDAY
- a CDS encoding aldehyde dehydrogenase family protein, whose amino-acid sequence is MASETVSGQLRENHAEARDRVEDISTFDSWIDGSRYETDEVVETTDPVVGEPITAIPRCGSSEVDTAVDAAWRAFDEEWSETTPAERSRRMFEWIDVLRDHVDELAFLECVDTGKPMSQARGEVEGAIGTLEYYASICQGQSQDGRQVSTSEDLHLYTRKEPYGVVGQITPWNFPVWAAAWKLGPALGTGNATVLKPSAEAPLTTIRIAELSEGIFPDGVLNVVTGTGSEAGGALTEHDRVRKISFTGSVGVGQRVMQAAAENVAPVTLELGGKSPFIVFPDADLEKAVSAVADGIFYSTGEICDAFSRAIVHESVHEEFVDRFVEKAESYTLGDPLDEETTMGPLTTESQYETVTEYIDVGESEGATLLTGGGPPDDSDLRDGWFVKPTVFDDVENDMRIAREEIFGPVQTINTFSSYDEAIELANDTEFGLAAGIATERTSVVHNAAADIEAGLVYVNEYGPILPQAPYGGFKESGIGKDLGTEVLDHYQQTKSVYVNLDEPEL